The genomic segment CGGAAAAGTCGAGGTTAATGTCAGATTACCAATATAAGTTTACCGAGGTTGCAAGAAGTCAACTTTTAATATTTGTGAACAATTGTATCTTTAGATCTACTGTTGATCTTGCTAATAGTGAACGACGAGTTTTTTCCTTGATGAACTGTCCAGCTTATCCGGATGTTCAACTTATGGTAAAAAACCGAAATGGAGCCATTCGAATATACCCTTGTCACCTGGCTGTTTTGAGCCGCGCAGAATATTTCAAGGTGATGTTCACAAACAACTTCAAGGAGAAAGTTACATATATCAAAGCCAAGCACGTTACAGGAAAGTATAATAGTATCATTCCACAGCTGACATTACCCAATTGTGAGTTTGAGGTTGCCGAAATTATTCTCCGCTACTTATATGCAGATAATACAGACATTCCTTGGATGTATGCCGTCGATGTTTTGTTACTTGCCGATATACTTTTAGAAGACCGCTTAAAAACTATCGCTTCTACAATTATAACACAATCAAAAGAGTTTATTCAGCAATACAATGTTTTTGACGTACTCTATTTATCATGGGAAATAGGAGTGGAACGCTTAGAACAATTTGCAGCTAAATTTATAGCTATACATTTGCAAGAGTTATATAAAGATCCAGAGATTAAAAGGGCAATTATGTTGAGTTCACAACGAATTTCTCTCCGCCAGGAAACTGATACTATTGAACTAGTGGATGACATTAGGTACTATTTGCTCcgaaaatattcttttgaacCGGATGATGTGGAGCTGTTCGAAAACCAAGACGATTTAGAATACCTAAAACAAGTAGGGTATTTGGAGTACAGAAAAGATATGGGTATGTTAGATAATATCCTAGCTGATCTGGAACTTGATGTATAATTCCGCATTCAATAACCTTATGTATTTTTACGCGTCACTGCGAACGGATGAATATTGCCAATGACTGCTGCGCACtcttaaaaaatataatgaCAATTATAATAAGAAGTATGATACTTTTTCtgtaaaaaatatatatacatatgaTTCAcgtgaaaatttttatatttttaattaaatttttataatattataaattattataatattgatatttaaaattaaaaacaaaTTATTAATGGTTTTGTTTTCCGAAATGTTTTTTATAATTATTACTTCAGAATAGTTATTTTCACGAATACGAGATACAGGGTAATGAAAACAGGTgttatccaaaaaaaaaaattgatataTTTTAGATACTTTACATACAGAGGCAAGCTTCAGCTGTAGCCAGGTACATAATATTCCCTATAAAGtgatcaatattttttaacgaaaaattaaaaaaaaaaatccttgAATAAaggaatgaaaatattgtaaCAAGCGAtgacatttctttttttgattgtaGTTGTGGCATTTTATATTTGCTTTTGCATTTACCCTATTCTTGAAGGTTTGGATAGACAAGCGAGATAACACCAGTTGTCCTTCAACTTATTCAAAGCAGCAGCTCACTTAATTATTATTAAGTATACACATGAAAGCCTTGTGTTTATTTCgaatctttttcttgggtAGAACTTTTAACGTTGTCAGACGGCATGACAACAGGTTTTTGGGAAGTAGAtctaatattttttgtagAGTCTTTGGCACTGTTGAAgtgttttttttggaaggtTCTATTCTTGTTATTGTAAGGACTCCTATAATAATTGTTCTTATTATATCc from the Saccharomyces cerevisiae S288C chromosome IX, complete sequence genome contains:
- a CDS encoding uncharacterized protein (hypothetical protein; contains a BTB/POZ domain which generally function in protein interactions; deletion slightly improved competitive fitness in rich media; GFP-tagged protein is localized to the cytoplasm) — its product is MADKLMDKNFEELCYSCRTGDMDNVDRLISTGVNVNSVDKFDNSPLFLASLCGHEAVVKLLLQRGAVCDRDRYEGARCIYGALTDTIRDTLLSYDISKAVDVKQPFATHISSMYNDEGFLKRDITFRVSNGKLFTAHKFLLCARSEILAEKMVNEWAKHEIVSLEVRPDIFDIFLKFLYLIPILHQIEPGQYEELIELSSKFDIELLPEFLDKARHTADPTEKSRLMSDYQYKFTEVARSQLLIFVNNCIFRSTVDLANSERRVFSLMNCPAYPDVQLMVKNRNGAIRIYPCHLAVLSRAEYFKVMFTNNFKEKVTYIKAKHVTGKYNSIIPQLTLPNCEFEVAEIILRYLYADNTDIPWMYAVDVLLLADILLEDRLKTIASTIITQSKEFIQQYNVFDVLYLSWEIGVERLEQFAAKFIAIHLQELYKDPEIKRAIMLSSQRISLRQETDTIELVDDIRYYLLRKYSFEPDDVELFENQDDLEYLKQVGYLEYRKDMGMLDNILADLELDV